The DNA region CTGCCCTCTCGATTCTCCCAGCCTTTATGGTCGGTTACTAACATATATAAAGAACCCTATTCAAAAATGAATGGGGTTTTTATAAGCAGGAGTGATTTAATGTTACAAGAAATTTTGCATTTCTTTGGGCGAGCAATATGTCACCAGCTCGATGAACGGTCCCTTCATATCTCTGGGGAAGCACTCTCTGTTTGCGCAAGAGATACTGGCATCTATATCGGGATTTTTTCTACACTAATATACCTGTTTCTGTTTAAACGCAAAGCAAGCATTACCATCCCTTCAAAAAAAACAAGCTTTTTACTCCTGCTGTTTCTCGTCCCCTTATTAATAGATGGATTTGGTTCCTATATGAATCTGTTTGAATCAAATAACCTAAGGAGATTGGTGACAGGCACCAGCTTCGGTTTGGCTTTGCCCTATTTTCTTTACCCATTGCTATCATCAAAGTCACTCGAGCCAATGAGTGAGCCTATCATAAAACTAAGCAGGGATGTGTATTTACCCATCCTGTTAAGTAGTTTATTGGGTGGATTGTTTTATTGGGGACAACCTTCACAACTTGTTCTTGATAGCTTCATTATTATAATGATCCTTGTCTGGTTTAGCTTATGTGCCTCCTTCTTATTTTCATTTATCCGCCTGACCCCAATAAAGTGGGGGTTATCGATTGCTGGTGGTATCGCCTTCCTTTCATCTCTGTCTCTCTTACATGCTTGGGTCCTGTCATTCACCATTTAACCGTCGGGATATGATTCCAAACGAGACAGCCAAGGCTGTCTTATTTTTTCACCTTAAATCTCTCTAACATTCTCAACACCTTCCCAGATGTTCACTTTTTGTTCATTTCAATTGAGAGTATTTGGCAATATGATGTAAATATAGAATAATTTACAGAAAGAGAGTTTCGTAGATGAATAAAGAGACGCGATTACAGCTAATTACAAAACTTATCATAGAGCAAGAGGTAAAAACACAGGAAGAGCTCGGGCAATTACTTTTTGACAATGGCTTACAAGTGACTCAAGCAACCATCTCCAGAGACATTCGGGAATTGAAGCTAATCAAAGTTCCCACAAAGAACGGCTGTCAAAAATACAGCTTTAAAATGGACAAATACTTTTTAATTTCCGAAAAGCTCCAGCACAAGATGAAGGATGCACTTCTAAGTATGGAGGTAATTAACTATTTCATTATAATGAAAACGTTACCAGGACATGCCCATTCTTTTGGAGCACTGTTAGATTCAATAAAATTGGACGGTAAAGCAGGAACCATTTGCGGGAATGATACTTGCTTGATTATTTGTAGAAGCCCTGAAGAATCGATCGCCATTAAGCAACAAATTGAAAAATATAAGGAGTAGCGGTCAGAGGATGATGACCACTCACAAGAATAGGAGAGAGATGTAATGCTCAACTCTAATGTGATTCACATGGATGTGCTATCTGATTTACATCAATTTGATGTTTTTTCCTTCCTTCCATCAAGAACTCTGCAAAAATATCTTCCGAATTTTTATTTTAGAACCTACAAGAAAAACCAACGCCTCTATATGGAAGGCGATCCCCGGGACAAAATTTTTTTCTTACTCGATGGATATGTGATGTATGAACGAGGCAGCGTGGAGGGCAATATGCTTTACCTAGACTTTGTCAAAAGTAACCAAATGTTCCCTTATGGTGGGATCTTTCAAGATATGGTTTACAAAGACACGGCCATCGCAGTCACCGATGTACACTTGTACTTTATCCAAACCCATGTACTTGAGGGGTTACTTAAATCAAACCCGAAGCAATTATTAACGATTATCTCTAAACTCTCAGATATCCTTTGTCTTCATCAGAAACGTGTTCAAAAAATTCTCATTCCCAATGCACAAGAACGTGTTTTGCATTCCCTGCAGTTTTTAATGGAGGATCTTGGTGAGAAGGACGGAGACGCAATCCTCATTCCATGTCCGCTTACAGCGGCAAATATCTCCAAAATATCTGGAACCACCCGGGAAACGGTTAGTCTTTTAATGAACCAATTGAAACGCGACAAGATTATTTCCGTAGCCTCAAAAAAAATCCGCATTCTTCAACCAGAATATTTTAATGAAATTTGCTGAGCTAAAAGAAGCTCATTCGAACCTAGTGAACCATTCAATAACTCCAATTAGAAAAGGCTGACTTTCCCCTTAAGTCAGCCTTTCTTTTTTTCACCATATGAATTTTTCGAATTTTGGAACTTTAGTTGTGAACTTATTATGACATTCAATGATTATTCACACTATCACGATTGAAATTGTCAATTCACACAGAAATATACATAATTATACAAATTGATTTATATGAACGAC from Neobacillus sp. FSL H8-0543 includes:
- a CDS encoding DUF2085 domain-containing protein — protein: MLQEILHFFGRAICHQLDERSLHISGEALSVCARDTGIYIGIFSTLIYLFLFKRKASITIPSKKTSFLLLLFLVPLLIDGFGSYMNLFESNNLRRLVTGTSFGLALPYFLYPLLSSKSLEPMSEPIIKLSRDVYLPILLSSLLGGLFYWGQPSQLVLDSFIIIMILVWFSLCASFLFSFIRLTPIKWGLSIAGGIAFLSSLSLLHAWVLSFTI
- a CDS encoding arginine repressor, whose product is MNKETRLQLITKLIIEQEVKTQEELGQLLFDNGLQVTQATISRDIRELKLIKVPTKNGCQKYSFKMDKYFLISEKLQHKMKDALLSMEVINYFIIMKTLPGHAHSFGALLDSIKLDGKAGTICGNDTCLIICRSPEESIAIKQQIEKYKE
- a CDS encoding Crp/Fnr family transcriptional regulator, yielding MIHMDVLSDLHQFDVFSFLPSRTLQKYLPNFYFRTYKKNQRLYMEGDPRDKIFFLLDGYVMYERGSVEGNMLYLDFVKSNQMFPYGGIFQDMVYKDTAIAVTDVHLYFIQTHVLEGLLKSNPKQLLTIISKLSDILCLHQKRVQKILIPNAQERVLHSLQFLMEDLGEKDGDAILIPCPLTAANISKISGTTRETVSLLMNQLKRDKIISVASKKIRILQPEYFNEIC